In Methanobacteriaceae archaeon, the following are encoded in one genomic region:
- a CDS encoding amino acid-binding protein: MWDRVKHKFEKFPARMGVARKIVELGLRVGENGKIYCGDVEISDVALARGAGVDRRSIRATVEVIMEDPELAAIFSNIYPAGALLKNVAHDLGFGVVEVEAHAGAPGILATATQLIAEENISIRQAHAGDPELEENPKLTIITEKPVKGEMFQKFLDIPGVKRVSIY; this comes from the coding sequence ATGTGGGACCGTGTAAAACATAAATTCGAAAAATTCCCAGCAAGGATGGGAGTAGCACGTAAAATCGTTGAATTGGGCCTTAGAGTCGGTGAGAACGGTAAAATATATTGTGGTGATGTGGAAATAAGTGATGTGGCACTGGCCAGAGGGGCAGGGGTGGACCGCAGATCCATAAGGGCCACCGTAGAAGTGATTATGGAAGACCCGGAGCTAGCAGCCATTTTCAGCAATATATACCCTGCAGGAGCCCTGCTAAAGAACGTTGCCCATGATCTTGGTTTTGGAGTGGTGGAAGTAGAAGCCCATGCCGGTGCTCCAGGGATACTGGCAACTGCCACCCAGTTAATAGCAGAGGAAAACATCAGTATCAGACAGGCACATGCCGGAGACCCTGAACTGGAAGAAAACCCTAAACTAACAATAATAACCGAGAAACCAGTTAAGGGCGAAATGTTCCAGAAGTTTCTGGATATTCCAGGAGTTAAAAGGGTTTCTATCTATTAG
- a CDS encoding HypC/HybG/HupF family hydrogenase formation chaperone produces MCIAAPAQIVEINDNVAIVDFGGVKQKAKLDLVEDVDVGRYVLVHSGYAIEVLSDQEAQESLEAWDELLKIMDEEDAERESP; encoded by the coding sequence ATGTGTATCGCAGCACCAGCTCAAATTGTAGAAATTAATGATAATGTAGCTATTGTGGACTTTGGTGGGGTTAAACAGAAGGCTAAACTGGATTTAGTGGAAGATGTAGATGTGGGTCGCTACGTTCTGGTCCACTCCGGATACGCCATTGAAGTGTTATCAGACCAGGAAGCTCAGGAATCCCTGGAAGCATGGGACGAGCTTCTGAAGATTATGGACGAAGAGGATGCAGAAAGGGAAAGCCCCTAA
- a CDS encoding NAD(P)/FAD-dependent oxidoreductase, translating to MKIVIIGGGPAGRTAAMEAAQLDAEVTLIEKKHIGGTCLHEGCMVVCGLNDVVRFHLDADKFHEMGIIPNSPAVNFSQVARGIKKVTGKIEDVLKYETRESGAEIIMGEVAEIKQGEVFANDEKYSYDKLLIATGARPFKPPIPGVENALTYIDVLDFKRVPDKLNIVGSGVIAAEFAGIFSSLGSDVKVLCRRKFLPGLDPEIKKYTMKHLLSKVEIQEKVQVTEITGKGAITSYAEVEGPVFLATGMTPNSEIAKNLVEIGSKGQIIVNKQMQTSNPSIYAAGDVVGTVGNTPVARMEGVVAARNACGISNTMDYRIIPQSISLYYPVSFLNTESLSSGSKDKLESTDVGIRGSGGPGSFWNVLDGKTGFTKISANLETGDLINASSISPSSRTSMPYLAKMIKDGYKTSDFDDFIETHPSTDAIYKLLHFLAKYG from the coding sequence ATGAAAATAGTAATAATTGGTGGGGGCCCAGCCGGTCGAACTGCAGCCATGGAAGCAGCACAACTGGATGCAGAAGTCACATTAATAGAAAAAAAACATATTGGGGGGACCTGTCTCCATGAAGGATGCATGGTGGTCTGTGGATTGAATGATGTGGTCCGTTTCCATCTAGATGCAGATAAATTTCATGAAATGGGCATCATCCCTAATTCACCAGCAGTTAATTTCTCCCAAGTTGCCAGAGGGATAAAAAAAGTCACTGGGAAGATAGAAGATGTTTTAAAATACGAAACCAGAGAATCCGGGGCAGAAATAATCATGGGAGAAGTAGCTGAGATCAAACAAGGGGAAGTATTTGCAAATGATGAAAAATATTCCTATGATAAACTCTTGATAGCCACTGGAGCCCGGCCCTTTAAACCACCCATCCCTGGGGTGGAGAATGCATTAACCTACATTGATGTTTTGGATTTTAAAAGAGTTCCGGATAAGCTTAACATAGTGGGAAGTGGAGTGATAGCTGCCGAATTTGCGGGAATATTCTCCTCATTGGGCAGTGATGTTAAAGTTCTATGCAGAAGGAAATTTTTACCTGGTTTGGACCCTGAAATAAAAAAATACACCATGAAACATCTCCTGAGCAAGGTTGAAATCCAGGAGAAGGTGCAGGTTACTGAAATAACCGGAAAAGGTGCAATCACTTCCTATGCTGAAGTGGAGGGACCAGTATTTCTGGCCACGGGCATGACTCCCAACTCAGAAATAGCAAAAAACCTGGTTGAAATCGGGTCTAAAGGCCAAATAATAGTTAATAAACAGATGCAAACCAGCAACCCCTCCATATATGCTGCAGGTGATGTGGTGGGAACAGTCGGCAACACTCCAGTAGCACGTATGGAAGGAGTGGTTGCAGCCAGAAACGCCTGTGGAATATCCAACACCATGGATTACCGTATTATACCCCAATCAATTAGTCTCTACTATCCAGTAAGCTTTTTAAACACTGAAAGTTTATCTTCAGGATCTAAGGATAAATTAGAATCAACTGATGTTGGAATTAGAGGTTCTGGAGGTCCAGGATCTTTTTGGAATGTCCTGGACGGTAAAACAGGGTTTACTAAAATATCAGCCAACCTGGAAACTGGTGACTTAATTAATGCATCTTCCATATCCCCTTCATCCAGAACCAGCATGCCCTACCTGGCCAAAATGATTAAAGATGGTTATAAAACCTCTGATTTTGATGACTTTATAGAAACACACCCTTCAACTGATGCGATTTACAAATTACTGCATTTTTTAGCTAAATATGGTTAG
- a CDS encoding glycosyltransferase translates to MKALFIVTGRGIGGDAVTALNIAQALSKYDVECEFALDHSAPGLLFKKHHLDWYKISIPQAGGHAATNKTLAKAAVKTSKAALEAARLIRKVKPDVVVGVIGGGAVVGCLGAKMASTPSVGILITPTDAKVCTKITTTVALPESNLFQMNLKDKNIHKSYSPVDPEIVIGNKDTALDKLPAEFDINRPTILFSSGSTLFEKMALGASELGKADLEVNILVVGDPLEEEYREYLDEENIIYLGYIDWIRDLYKVVDLAVLTDDGMMIQEAIACQLPIIALLGVKYGRYHNLASIFSGAVLESELEDIVEVTKHAFTHLDELKENALKYSEDVLNASDKIARVIYDKIKGKNRK, encoded by the coding sequence ATGAAAGCTTTATTCATAGTTACTGGTAGGGGGATTGGAGGTGATGCGGTTACCGCCCTAAATATTGCTCAAGCTCTATCTAAATATGATGTGGAATGTGAATTCGCATTAGATCACAGTGCCCCCGGACTTTTATTTAAAAAACACCATCTGGACTGGTATAAAATCAGTATACCTCAAGCTGGAGGTCATGCTGCCACCAACAAGACCCTGGCGAAAGCTGCGGTTAAAACCTCCAAAGCAGCTCTGGAAGCTGCTCGACTCATTCGAAAGGTGAAGCCAGATGTGGTGGTGGGTGTGATTGGAGGTGGGGCGGTAGTAGGATGTTTAGGGGCTAAAATGGCCAGCACACCATCAGTAGGTATTCTGATAACCCCTACAGATGCTAAGGTGTGCACCAAAATCACCACCACCGTAGCTTTACCAGAATCAAACCTTTTCCAGATGAATTTAAAGGATAAAAATATCCATAAATCTTATTCACCAGTTGATCCTGAGATTGTGATTGGAAATAAAGATACAGCACTGGATAAGTTACCAGCAGAGTTTGATATCAATCGTCCCACCATACTATTCTCCTCTGGTTCCACCCTTTTTGAAAAAATGGCACTAGGAGCATCAGAATTGGGAAAAGCTGACCTAGAGGTTAATATACTGGTAGTGGGAGATCCTCTGGAGGAAGAATACCGGGAGTATCTTGATGAAGAGAATATTATTTATCTGGGTTACATTGACTGGATAAGGGACCTTTACAAGGTAGTTGATCTGGCCGTGCTTACTGATGATGGGATGATGATCCAGGAAGCTATTGCCTGCCAACTGCCTATCATTGCCCTGTTAGGAGTGAAGTATGGACGTTATCATAACCTGGCCTCCATTTTTTCTGGAGCTGTGCTGGAAAGTGAACTGGAAGATATTGTGGAAGTAACTAAACATGCCTTTACCCATCTGGATGAATTAAAGGAAAATGCTCTTAAATACAGTGAGGATGTTTTAAATGCTTCTGATAAGATTGCAAGGGTAATTTATGACAAAATAAAGGGAAAAAACCGTAAATAA
- a CDS encoding TrmB family transcriptional regulator: MPLSRESIEALKLMGLTDYETQSYVALTSLISANATEISLAANVPRSKVYQVLKSLVEKGFIEMNQGKPLKFTVIPPHEVFKKSRNHILEAMDQAEAELNLVYESQIPQVPAPIWLLHGQEKIVKKEMEIISRSKESLFIMGGLMFPEEPQQLKTSLRKPLNKGVDIRMLTAPVCWVDEVEVPTQEILQDLPLEIKFFPVPFIKLIVRDKKEMLIAFCKLSGNNAISETAIAIWNQYQEFVDTIAGIYEFIWNTDFFNQYPPIK; encoded by the coding sequence ATGCCCCTTAGTAGAGAATCCATAGAGGCTTTGAAATTAATGGGCCTCACTGATTATGAAACTCAAAGTTACGTGGCTTTAACCTCATTGATATCTGCTAATGCCACTGAGATTAGTTTAGCAGCTAATGTGCCCCGATCAAAGGTTTATCAGGTACTGAAAAGTCTGGTGGAAAAGGGTTTTATTGAAATGAACCAGGGCAAACCATTGAAATTCACGGTTATCCCTCCACATGAAGTATTTAAAAAAAGTAGAAACCATATCCTGGAGGCCATGGATCAGGCTGAAGCTGAGCTTAACCTGGTTTATGAGAGTCAGATTCCTCAAGTTCCGGCACCGATATGGTTACTGCATGGTCAGGAAAAAATAGTGAAAAAAGAGATGGAAATCATTTCCCGCAGTAAAGAATCCCTGTTTATAATGGGTGGTTTGATGTTTCCAGAAGAACCACAACAACTTAAGACCAGCCTGAGAAAACCATTAAATAAAGGAGTTGACATTCGCATGCTCACTGCTCCGGTTTGCTGGGTGGATGAGGTGGAAGTTCCCACCCAGGAGATTCTGCAAGATTTACCACTGGAGATCAAATTTTTCCCTGTTCCTTTCATTAAACTCATAGTACGGGACAAAAAAGAGATGTTAATTGCATTCTGCAAACTTTCAGGAAACAACGCAATTTCAGAAACTGCTATAGCCATATGGAATCAGTATCAGGAGTTTGTGGACACCATAGCCGGAATTTATGAATTCATATGGAATACAGATTTTTTCAATCAATATCCCCCAATAAAATAA
- a CDS encoding ABC transporter ATP-binding protein — translation MTLENEYAILTTQLTKKYGDFVAVDNLDLKVKKGEIYGLLGPNGAGKTTLIKMLSSIVNPTSGEAKVLGEKIPDGKIASKIGYMPQETGLYLGLTVDQNLKFYSRVFNLTNEEMEKREDELLKFVDLTHWKHEMAENLSGGMKHRLSLACTLIHQPEILFLDEPTVGVDPELRVSFWNYFNQLRRKGVTILITTHYMDEARHCDRIGFMERGRLIAEDTPEELLKKSGKDSLEDAFLEFSRSDGNHQEVGL, via the coding sequence GTGACTCTGGAAAATGAATACGCCATTCTAACCACCCAATTAACCAAAAAATACGGAGACTTCGTGGCTGTGGATAATCTGGACTTGAAGGTGAAAAAAGGGGAGATATACGGATTACTTGGCCCTAATGGTGCGGGTAAAACTACCCTGATCAAAATGCTCTCTTCCATTGTCAATCCCACCTCTGGAGAGGCAAAAGTTTTAGGAGAAAAAATACCTGACGGCAAAATAGCATCTAAAATAGGTTACATGCCCCAGGAAACCGGCCTATATCTGGGACTTACCGTGGATCAAAACTTGAAATTCTATTCCAGGGTATTTAATCTTACAAATGAGGAAATGGAAAAAAGGGAGGATGAACTTTTAAAATTCGTGGATCTTACTCACTGGAAACATGAAATGGCTGAGAACCTTTCTGGAGGGATGAAGCACCGGTTATCACTGGCCTGCACTTTAATACACCAGCCAGAGATTCTTTTTTTAGACGAACCCACAGTGGGAGTTGATCCTGAGCTTAGAGTATCATTCTGGAATTATTTCAACCAGTTAAGGAGAAAAGGAGTCACCATACTTATAACCACTCACTACATGGATGAAGCACGCCACTGTGATCGCATTGGGTTCATGGAGAGAGGGCGTCTCATAGCAGAAGACACACCTGAAGAACTTCTTAAAAAGAGTGGGAAGGACTCACTTGAAGATGCCTTTCTGGAATTTTCAAGAAGTGATGGAAACCATCAAGAGGTGGGCTTGTGA
- a CDS encoding ABC transporter permease, with product MKFYRIMAVSRRVFRDVANDKRSLAMLFLAPIFAMCIFGLAFSGDVEDVDVIIVNQDQGFTPPLGNTTYLSEKIISNLDTNTLKIQNMTNIDEARQKVINGQVSAVIIFPENFTENAILKSRNSSYPDSAEIVIQGDDSITNIKNAILKTVTDAVSDTMAEEGVNPALKVTSDPIYGKDAEFIDFFVPGILAFVVYLLTTILTLITFVGERSNGTLERVLATPVTEGEVVTGYAITFGTLGIIQVALLLVIAIMVFNIMVVGNVLLAFLAVAILAVTCQALGILLSSLAKRPEQAIQFFPFVILPAFLLSGVFWPIQAIPEWLRPFSYLVPPTYAADACRAVMLKGWGLDKIWTDLLALLIFAILFMLLAVYSLKRERMKKV from the coding sequence GTGAAGTTTTACAGAATCATGGCTGTGAGTCGGAGAGTTTTTCGTGATGTGGCCAATGATAAACGCAGCCTGGCCATGCTATTTCTGGCACCCATCTTCGCCATGTGCATCTTCGGCCTGGCCTTCAGTGGTGATGTGGAGGATGTGGATGTAATCATAGTCAACCAGGACCAGGGATTCACCCCACCACTGGGAAACACCACTTACCTGTCGGAAAAAATCATTTCCAACCTTGATACTAATACATTGAAAATCCAGAATATGACCAACATTGATGAAGCCCGGCAAAAGGTGATAAATGGCCAGGTATCAGCAGTGATCATATTCCCTGAAAACTTCACAGAAAATGCCATTTTAAAGTCTCGAAACTCTTCGTATCCAGATAGTGCGGAGATAGTTATCCAGGGTGATGACAGCATAACCAACATCAAAAATGCAATTTTGAAGACAGTTACCGATGCAGTTTCTGACACCATGGCTGAAGAAGGTGTAAATCCTGCATTGAAGGTAACTTCTGATCCTATTTATGGTAAGGATGCAGAATTCATTGACTTCTTTGTACCGGGCATCCTGGCATTTGTAGTTTACCTTTTAACCACCATTCTAACCCTGATAACCTTTGTAGGGGAACGCTCCAATGGTACTCTGGAAAGAGTACTTGCCACCCCTGTTACAGAAGGGGAAGTGGTAACTGGTTACGCCATTACCTTCGGTACCCTGGGAATCATACAAGTTGCCCTCCTCCTGGTAATAGCCATCATGGTATTCAACATCATGGTGGTGGGAAACGTACTCCTGGCCTTCCTGGCAGTCGCCATATTGGCTGTAACCTGCCAGGCACTGGGAATATTGCTATCCAGCCTGGCCAAACGCCCAGAACAAGCAATACAATTTTTCCCATTTGTAATATTACCTGCATTCCTACTTTCAGGAGTATTCTGGCCAATACAAGCCATTCCCGAATGGTTAAGACCATTCTCTTATCTTGTACCCCCCACCTATGCGGCGGATGCCTGCCGGGCAGTGATGCTTAAAGGATGGGGTTTGGATAAGATATGGACAGATCTGTTGGCTCTGTTAATATTTGCCATTTTGTTCATGCTACTGGCGGTATACTCATTAAAAAGGGAGAGAATGAAAAAAGTATAA
- a CDS encoding cell wall biosynthesis protein — MNMTNLSVIFSVFFLSVSFTIVFYKLFPRLGGNLYTTIRGGTPRGVGLAPFLVLLLFFPFPANYLIGIIGLFAFLDDIIGRKKLKRLPVEIGQFSRGIGMLMVMLVGYFYFGPVSILIALMIQPLNIADMQPGTAASTVIIMSSIMAILLYLTTGNPYSLALILLAACIGYAPLDYQGKIMMGEVGNHSFGVGLGIIYTLLGINIAKFHDWGTWGVFLVVLALLLITAIIIALLRRDNLKNFLEKNLKIQKPTFGDLVMDVLTGGGLGDLLRRILFRKQKILVNNKFLIALGIRRLIYNPQVKP; from the coding sequence ATGAATATGACAAATTTATCTGTGATATTTTCAGTCTTCTTTCTATCAGTCAGCTTCACCATAGTCTTCTATAAATTATTTCCTAGGCTGGGAGGCAATCTTTACACAACCATACGTGGCGGAACACCCCGAGGAGTGGGTTTAGCCCCATTTTTAGTTCTATTACTATTCTTTCCATTCCCAGCCAACTATCTGATTGGAATAATAGGTTTATTCGCATTTCTAGATGATATTATTGGTCGTAAAAAATTGAAAAGACTCCCAGTTGAAATTGGTCAGTTCTCCAGAGGTATTGGTATGCTAATGGTTATGTTGGTAGGGTACTTCTACTTTGGCCCAGTTTCAATACTCATTGCACTCATGATCCAGCCCCTGAATATTGCAGATATGCAACCGGGGACTGCAGCCTCCACTGTGATTATAATGAGCTCTATAATGGCAATTCTCCTCTACCTAACCACTGGTAACCCTTACTCATTAGCACTGATTCTTTTAGCAGCCTGTATTGGATATGCACCCCTGGATTATCAGGGTAAAATCATGATGGGCGAAGTGGGAAACCATTCATTCGGTGTAGGACTGGGAATTATATACACACTGCTAGGAATTAACATTGCTAAGTTCCATGATTGGGGAACTTGGGGAGTTTTCCTAGTTGTGCTGGCACTCTTATTAATCACTGCCATCATTATAGCGTTATTGAGACGTGACAATCTAAAGAATTTCCTGGAAAAAAACCTAAAAATCCAAAAACCTACCTTTGGAGACTTAGTAATGGATGTCTTGACTGGTGGAGGTTTGGGGGATCTTCTCCGTAGAATTTTATTCAGGAAACAAAAAATATTGGTTAATAATAAATTCTTAATTGCATTAGGCATACGAAGATTAATTTATAATCCCCAAGTCAAACCATAA
- a CDS encoding radical SAM protein, which yields MKVKRDLDKCIHCGACETVICPLRSAWRSLEEGTCIGCGACVQICPEKAILIDETDESYINTRLTEKTVYVNHKKIQARGFIKDALNISGVKICDFPTVSDLDTPLRTVSMPCLCGGCWSCAVKADGRYALSCITPLYDGMKIELLEEPPPLRAVSGFGAHTVGGVGTPYYLKGTGKPIEIACFTHGCNLRCPQCQNYQMAFSGGGHLMECEETAMVLLGLQKQYNVNRIAISGGESTLNPTWLLGVIKSIREADKDIHIHVDTNGTILNPDYIDKLVKAGMTEIGIDLKGICSDTFKKITGLSDEKLIKKYLKNSWNAVKYILENHVDDVFLGIGIPYNKALISKEEVEKMGDEIARLNDKVQVCILDYRGEFQQKELLLPSYQEMKNMKDLLNQKGLKTVIAQTPEGHVGP from the coding sequence ATGAAGGTTAAGAGAGATTTGGATAAATGTATTCATTGCGGAGCTTGCGAAACCGTGATCTGTCCTCTGAGAAGCGCCTGGCGGAGTCTTGAGGAGGGTACTTGTATTGGATGCGGAGCATGCGTCCAGATATGTCCCGAAAAAGCTATATTAATAGATGAAACTGATGAATCTTATATAAACACCCGATTAACTGAAAAAACTGTTTATGTTAATCATAAAAAGATTCAAGCAAGGGGTTTCATTAAAGATGCCCTGAATATTTCAGGTGTCAAAATCTGTGATTTTCCAACTGTTTCAGATCTAGACACTCCCCTTAGAACAGTTTCCATGCCCTGCCTTTGTGGTGGTTGCTGGTCATGTGCTGTGAAAGCAGATGGAAGATACGCTCTTAGCTGCATCACTCCCCTCTATGATGGTATGAAAATTGAGTTACTGGAAGAACCTCCACCACTCAGAGCAGTGAGTGGATTCGGAGCCCATACAGTTGGTGGGGTGGGAACTCCTTATTATCTGAAAGGAACTGGTAAACCCATTGAAATTGCCTGTTTCACCCATGGTTGTAATCTTCGCTGCCCCCAATGTCAGAACTATCAGATGGCCTTTAGTGGTGGGGGACACCTCATGGAGTGTGAGGAAACTGCAATGGTGTTACTTGGACTTCAAAAACAATACAATGTTAACAGAATTGCAATTTCCGGTGGTGAAAGCACTTTAAATCCCACTTGGCTATTGGGCGTAATAAAATCTATCCGTGAAGCTGATAAAGACATTCATATCCATGTAGATACCAATGGAACCATATTAAACCCAGATTATATTGATAAACTGGTTAAAGCTGGAATGACAGAAATTGGGATTGACCTGAAAGGAATTTGTAGTGACACATTTAAGAAGATTACTGGACTTTCAGATGAAAAGCTAATAAAAAAATATCTTAAAAATTCTTGGAATGCAGTGAAATATATTTTAGAGAATCATGTTGATGATGTTTTCCTGGGAATTGGCATTCCCTATAATAAAGCCCTTATTTCCAAAGAAGAAGTGGAAAAAATGGGAGATGAGATAGCCCGTTTGAATGATAAAGTGCAAGTATGCATCCTTGATTATAGAGGCGAATTCCAGCAAAAAGAACTTTTATTGCCTTCTTATCAGGAGATGAAGAATATGAAAGATTTACTCAACCAGAAAGGTCTTAAAACTGTAATTGCACAAACACCTGAAGGACATGTAGGACCCTAG
- a CDS encoding mRNA surveillance protein pelota — protein sequence MRIVFQDAKRGIIELFPETLDDLWHLSHLIEPGDLVSSRTTRRIQDTTGERLRSDRGIKKTFFMGIRVESISFHKYTGKLRAKGVIEKGPEDLVSLGAHHTLDLKLNNSVKIEKERWSRWHRKRIKEAIDASKIPKALVVVIEDDNADLGILRQYGVEYYGPIIGGISGKRMVQKNRQQVINNFYEEIVSTIKKFEGIEGMVIAGPGFGKNDFYQFIRQKYPDIARISRLESTGAGGRSGIHEVLQKGILEEMATEGRIAQEIRMMARVLEEIGKNSNLVAYGKSEVKTAAEAGAVSELLVIDELLRELDVEKIMDLTENLGGKVMVLSSEHDGGKQLSALGGLAALLRYALK from the coding sequence ATGCGCATAGTTTTTCAGGATGCTAAAAGGGGAATTATTGAGTTATTCCCAGAAACTTTGGATGATCTCTGGCATCTATCTCACCTTATTGAACCCGGAGATCTTGTTTCTTCGCGTACCACCCGCAGAATTCAGGACACAACTGGAGAGCGGTTGCGGAGTGATCGGGGAATCAAAAAAACCTTTTTCATGGGCATAAGAGTGGAAAGCATTAGTTTTCATAAGTACACTGGAAAATTACGTGCTAAGGGAGTTATTGAGAAGGGACCAGAAGATCTGGTGTCATTAGGAGCCCATCACACCCTGGATTTGAAGCTCAACAACTCGGTGAAAATAGAAAAAGAAAGATGGTCACGCTGGCACCGTAAAAGGATCAAAGAAGCCATTGATGCATCAAAAATACCAAAGGCCCTGGTAGTGGTAATAGAAGATGATAATGCAGATTTGGGTATCCTGAGACAGTACGGAGTGGAATACTACGGCCCCATAATTGGGGGCATCTCTGGTAAGAGAATGGTTCAAAAAAACCGTCAACAAGTCATTAACAATTTCTACGAGGAGATCGTAAGCACCATTAAAAAGTTTGAGGGGATAGAAGGAATGGTAATAGCCGGGCCTGGTTTTGGTAAAAATGATTTTTATCAATTTATCAGGCAGAAATATCCAGATATTGCCCGAATTTCCCGTCTGGAAAGTACCGGGGCTGGGGGCAGATCCGGGATCCATGAGGTGCTTCAGAAAGGTATTCTGGAAGAAATGGCCACTGAAGGTCGTATTGCCCAGGAAATAAGAATGATGGCCCGGGTTCTGGAGGAAATCGGGAAAAATTCTAATCTAGTCGCCTATGGAAAGAGTGAAGTTAAAACTGCTGCAGAAGCTGGTGCAGTTAGTGAGTTACTGGTTATTGATGAATTACTCCGGGAACTGGATGTGGAAAAGATTATGGACCTTACTGAGAACTTGGGGGGGAAAGTTATGGTCTTAAGCAGTGAACATGACGGTGGAAAACAGTTAAGTGCTCTGGGTGGATTAGCAGCGCTTTTAAGGTATGCTTTGAAATGA